From the genome of Pseudomonadota bacterium, one region includes:
- a CDS encoding DMT family transporter — protein sequence MPQPFLVIAAPAVFVLLWSTGFVGARASMPHADAMVFLGFRFALSAVLLAGVHSVLRHRWPRQWAFYGHQFVVGCLLHVMYLGGVFSAIALGMPAGLSSLIVGLQPLLTVVLAIWWLREQVSGRQWLGVCLGFVGLVTVLSDNDLAGGWTPAAADAPFAIALCVVALVGISVATIYQKRHCAGAPLVSGACVQYAAAAAVSLGIAVLTDQTRLVFHPQLVVALLWLVLMLSVVAVILLNWLIQRGAASSVASLFYLVPPLSALEAWWLFDETMGLQGILGMAVVAGAVLLVMTGQRQPRC from the coding sequence GTGCCCCAGCCCTTTTTGGTGATTGCAGCACCCGCGGTGTTCGTGCTGCTCTGGAGTACGGGCTTTGTCGGTGCCCGGGCGTCGATGCCGCACGCCGATGCGATGGTGTTCCTCGGCTTCCGCTTCGCCCTGAGCGCGGTGCTGCTGGCCGGGGTGCACAGCGTGTTGCGGCACCGGTGGCCGCGCCAATGGGCCTTCTACGGTCACCAGTTCGTGGTCGGTTGCCTGCTGCACGTGATGTACCTCGGCGGCGTGTTCAGCGCGATCGCGCTCGGCATGCCCGCGGGGCTCTCGTCGTTGATTGTCGGCTTGCAGCCGTTGTTGACGGTGGTGCTCGCGATCTGGTGGCTGCGCGAACAGGTCAGCGGGCGCCAGTGGCTCGGTGTGTGCCTCGGGTTCGTCGGCCTGGTGACCGTGCTCTCGGACAACGACCTCGCCGGGGGCTGGACACCCGCGGCTGCGGACGCGCCGTTCGCTATTGCGCTGTGTGTGGTGGCGCTGGTCGGCATTTCGGTGGCAACGATCTACCAGAAACGCCATTGCGCGGGTGCGCCGCTCGTGAGTGGTGCGTGCGTGCAATACGCTGCGGCGGCTGCAGTGTCGCTGGGAATCGCCGTGCTGACCGACCAGACCCGCCTGGTGTTTCACCCGCAGTTGGTCGTCGCCTTGCTGTGGCTGGTGCTGATGCTCTCGGTGGTCGCGGTGATCCTGCTGAACTGGTTGATCCAACGCGGGGCGGCGTCGTCCGTGGCGAGCCTCTTCTACCTGGTTCCACCGCTCTCGGCACTCGAGGCCTGGTGGCTGTTCGACGAAACCATGGGGCTGCAGGGCATTCTCGGCATGGCCGTGGTCGCCGGTGCCGTGTTGCTGGTCATGACCGGCCAGCGGCAGCCCCGGTGCTGA
- a CDS encoding AzlD domain-containing protein, translating to MTAAELLVLVLGMLAVTFSVRYVLLAFGDRIRLPPAALRALQFVPVAVLSAITVPMVLQPGGVLALSPSSPHLAAGVVAVALAAGRAPLVVVILGGMAVFFAWRLLVA from the coding sequence GTGACCGCAGCCGAGCTGCTCGTGCTGGTGCTCGGCATGCTGGCCGTGACCTTCAGCGTCCGCTACGTGCTGCTCGCGTTCGGCGACCGCATCCGACTGCCACCGGCCGCGCTGCGCGCGCTGCAGTTCGTGCCAGTCGCGGTACTCAGCGCGATCACCGTGCCGATGGTGCTGCAACCGGGCGGCGTGCTCGCCCTCAGTCCCAGCAGCCCCCACCTCGCAGCCGGGGTGGTGGCGGTGGCCCTTGCGGCGGGGCGCGCACCGCTGGTGGTGGTCATCCTCGGTGGCATGGCCGTGTTCTTCGCCTGGCGCCTGCTGGTCGCCTGA
- a CDS encoding AzlC family ABC transporter permease, whose product MSHLDPFPTDRAALWAGARSMVPMLVGAVPFGLLFGALASAAGLPLWGTMAISLLVFAGSAQFIAVGLIAQGAAIGMIILTTFIVNLRHALYAASLLPFIGHLPQRWLAPLAFTLTDESYAITINRFRACPHDPRGRWFQLGASFAMYLNWQLCTVLGAIAGTQLSDVGELGLEIAMAVTFIGIVVPLLRSAPMLAAAVVAGAVGVLGHALPHQLGLFLGAVCGIAVGYALESARERRPASTP is encoded by the coding sequence ATGTCACACCTCGACCCCTTCCCCACCGACCGTGCCGCCCTGTGGGCAGGCGCCCGCAGCATGGTGCCGATGCTGGTCGGCGCCGTGCCCTTCGGGCTGCTGTTCGGCGCCCTCGCCAGCGCAGCGGGTTTGCCACTCTGGGGCACGATGGCCATCAGCCTGTTGGTGTTTGCCGGATCCGCCCAGTTCATCGCGGTCGGCCTTATCGCGCAGGGCGCAGCAATCGGGATGATCATCCTGACCACCTTCATCGTCAACCTGCGTCACGCGCTCTACGCGGCCTCACTGTTGCCGTTCATCGGCCACTTACCGCAACGCTGGCTGGCCCCGCTCGCGTTCACACTGACCGACGAGAGCTACGCGATCACGATCAACCGCTTCCGCGCCTGCCCACACGACCCGCGCGGCCGGTGGTTTCAACTCGGCGCGTCGTTCGCGATGTACCTGAACTGGCAGCTTTGCACGGTGCTCGGCGCGATCGCCGGCACACAGCTGTCCGACGTCGGTGAGCTCGGCCTCGAGATCGCCATGGCCGTGACGTTCATCGGCATTGTCGTGCCGCTGCTGCGCAGCGCACCGATGCTGGCCGCTGCGGTGGTCGCCGGCGCCGTCGGCGTGCTCGGCCATGCCCTGCCACACCAGCTCGGCTTGTTTCTCGGCGCGGTCTGCGGCATCGCCGTGGGGTACGCCCTCGAATCGGCGCGCGAGCGCCGTCCGGCGTCAACGCCGTGA
- the ltaE gene encoding low-specificity L-threonine aldolase, which produces MIDLRSDTVTQPCAAMRAAMADAPVGDDVYGEDPSVIALESEAAAVTGKAAALFAASGTQTNLLALMSHCERGDEYIVGQDAHTYKYEAGGAAVLGSIQPQPLDFDAEGRLPLAAVEAAIKVDDPHFARTRLLALENTQHGRVVPLDYLQAARELVDRRGLVLHLDGARACNAAVALDTALANVCAPFDSVSICLSKGLGAPVGSVLCGSDDLIHRARRWRKMLGGGMRQAGVLAAAARIALRDGPGWMRDDHRRAAHLHQRLSQLPGATVRDTWQHTNMVWLDFDNGLGPALQSHCREHGVVISVNANSARLVLHRDVDDGGVEQAGDVIAAYFNA; this is translated from the coding sequence ATGATCGACCTGCGCAGCGACACCGTGACCCAGCCCTGTGCGGCGATGCGCGCCGCAATGGCCGATGCCCCGGTGGGCGACGACGTCTACGGCGAAGACCCGAGCGTGATCGCGCTCGAGTCGGAGGCCGCTGCGGTGACCGGCAAAGCGGCAGCGCTGTTTGCCGCCAGCGGCACCCAGACCAACCTGCTCGCGCTCATGAGCCACTGCGAGCGCGGCGACGAGTACATCGTTGGCCAGGACGCACACACCTACAAGTACGAAGCTGGCGGCGCTGCCGTGCTGGGCAGCATTCAGCCGCAGCCGCTCGACTTCGACGCCGAGGGCCGCCTGCCGCTGGCCGCGGTCGAGGCCGCGATCAAGGTGGACGACCCGCACTTTGCGCGAACCCGCCTGCTGGCGCTGGAGAACACCCAGCACGGCCGCGTGGTGCCGCTGGACTACCTGCAGGCTGCACGTGAACTGGTCGACCGCCGCGGCCTGGTGTTGCACCTCGACGGCGCGCGCGCCTGCAATGCAGCCGTGGCACTCGACACCGCACTCGCCAACGTCTGCGCGCCCTTCGACAGTGTGTCGATCTGCCTCAGCAAGGGCCTGGGCGCACCCGTCGGCTCGGTGCTGTGCGGCAGCGACGACCTGATTCACCGCGCCCGCCGCTGGCGCAAGATGCTTGGCGGCGGCATGCGCCAGGCCGGCGTGCTCGCGGCGGCCGCACGCATCGCGTTGCGCGACGGCCCCGGCTGGATGCGCGACGACCACCGCCGCGCAGCGCACCTGCATCAGCGCCTGAGCCAGTTACCCGGCGCGACCGTGCGCGACACCTGGCAACACACCAACATGGTGTGGCTGGATTTCGACAACGGTCTCGGGCCGGCACTGCAGTCACATTGCCGCGAGCACGGCGTGGTCATCAGTGTCAATGCCAACAGCGCACGCCTGGTGTTGCACCGCGACGTCGACGACGGCGGCGTTGAACAGGCCGGCGACGTGATCGCTGCGTACTTCAACGCCTGA